aggttgaataatcagtcccgctTTATCACCGCCACTCTGCACCGGGGAACGGTTGAtaataaaatcacacttcaggtcCGTGTCttggatcgctgcagatccacggtcactgccgagggatctGTCaaattaacatcattatatcggccagactgcccaatgcaccgtcctcagcaaagtgAAGAAAAGCATTCTATCCGGATAATCCCATCCAGGGACACGGcagtcccagactgagccccggtcCCGGCCTATTCTTGTCTGTGTAATTACCCACGGTCTCACCAGGGGCAGTCTCGAAGCCGGACATCCCGCGGAAGGAAGCAGCGCCGCCAGACAACAGGCGGATTACGTCACTGCGAGATCGCTTCCGATGTCACAGAGCGCGAGACCGGAGCCAGTTCCGTTCGAACGGTTGTGATTTAAAACCGGCGAGCGGCCATTAAAGGTAAGGGCTGCTGTTGAATGGGGGGgagggagttaaaggggagggcggggatgtccacacattcagatgttcacacggCCACTGCCAGTCCGCGTCTGGGTTCCTGTAGGGATTTCAATTCCTTCCTCCCGGCCCGACTGAAATTATTGCTCCACAGGctgaaacagatggaagaataaagatgaattaaacagattacagaacagtgtcagtaacaggggaccagTGGTAATATTTCAACAACATTCACAGACAACAATCACCAGAAAATCCGcagatccgctgatattttaccAGATTGAACattcacacaaacactcacctgATCCattccagactcgggagggtcagtatgaggtggCGGAGAGcagggacagatcggtctgtgagCGAGTTTGAATTCAGGCTcagcaccgtcagtgatgggtttgtattgagagcggagacgagatccttaGCACTAGAATCTGTGAGACGGACACggtacagcctggagatgagagagagtgagggtgaaggacacagagagacaggagacggtacaaccCACCAGATTTTATCAGTAACtaaattactgatcacattagtgTTCACTTTCAAACactcagtgactgtaaacacaatctcccacagtctggtgcTTACCgtagtgtctgtattttacactccgggttcctcagagccgcagacaccagtttcactcctgaatctcccagttcattttcactcaggtccagccccgtcagtgatgtgtttgtactgagtgcggaggcgagatcctcggcaacAGAATCTGTGAGACTGACTCTCTGCAGCCTGGGATTGAGAGAGAGTGAAGGTGAAGGTCACAGGGAGACAGGGGacagtacaaatccccagtgtttatcagtaacacaattactgatcacattaatgttccaTGTCAGTCAACCAGTGAgagtaaacacaatctcccacagtccggtacttaccacagtctctgtattttacactccgggttcctcagagacgcagacagcagtttcactcctgaatctcccagttcattccccccgagtctaaacacaaacagaaaaattgatgaacaaagtgattcaaactgtaggtctgagggaatttctctcactcggatattgcaggaaacattaaacccttcagtaaatcgccaatcggagttcccatcactgtcaacgTCCCTCACTACCCAGCTCCAGGGCATTCACCaaatgtcagtaatttagtctgtcggtgtgaccttGTAAACTGCACATATTCCGTCTCATTCCCCAATGGTGAGGTAAACGTTCCTGATGTGAGATGGTCAGGAGGGGCGTGATGAAAAGTGAGAGAATGGTTTGTGACTGGGGAAATGTCTatgggagatggaggaagagatcCCACCTGAGGCAAAGGGATAGGGAGAGAAAACTCCCAATCTCCCTAAAGGGGAACGGGGAACAGAGATCCAAAAGTGGGGAGAGGAttgggatgagagatcccatatCAGTATAACGATGAGAAACTGTAATCCAATGGGATGAGATGATCCAGAAATAGGTCGTACACGAGAGGTGCGTCCGAACTGAGGACCACAATGGGAGATGAGATGAAGCCATGTGGTGTGGATATCTggtagtgagcaaagtcacaaaggtggactgatggtgatagGCACACGCGGGGAACGGCAGGGGAGGACTATCACTCAATGGTATTTCTCTCCCCACtcggacagtctgctgacggtctcctgtccctcaccgggaagggggtgcAAATCTGTGACCCACCCGCTGTAGTCAGTGTCACTATGGGTGTCattaacagtgagaaggaacattgtcaatggacgtgtcaggggcagcgagaaacacggccattcctgtgatttactaccattaagcCATTGGCCGTTGTTCACGGATCTGATGAACTCTATAACAACCCTTCACAAAGAACTCCAGAACTTTCCTGTCCTTGAGGAATTACTGACCTGGGCAATGTCTGGGCATTTTTCACAACTCTTCATAATCTGATCTACTACTGTTTTACCCAAATCCTTTTACATTGAAATAAGACAATAGAgctgtttcacagttcagagtgagagataaatcaaatTACCCCAACTCCAGGCACTTGTGCAGTCCGGGAGCCAGCCGCTGGATTCcatcacactgaatgtggcagctcTCCAGGTCGAGATGTTTTATTGTATCGCAGAgcccgatgacatgagacaggaccgtgcagtcaatcggggtcagtgtcattccacggaatgaaagtgtttccacagatcccattGTGGCCTGAGCCAgcccacgattctgagactcaaacaggtagtgcaatgtgttccttttaccagcttcactccttgtgtttccactctggcgtttaacctcctccttcacccagtcaatcacccggcaggttgtttcatgaggaaatggacccagaaactcctccaggccccgagctgttaTTGGCGAGGAGAGACCAGCAAGAAAACGGAGAAATaactcaaatcgcccatctgtcataTTGCAGGCTTCAGTGAGggatttcaggatatccccgggatatGGATTCATAAATATTGCgagtgcagctacaaactcttggatagtgaggtgtgggaatgtgtacaccacacaaagggcagaatcctctctctccaaaagctcctcTAGGAAGCccgacaggaactgggaaggctgcagattgtagttgatcaaatctctatctgtaaacacaatcttcttctcggacattcctctgaaggccatctgaccaaccctgaggaacacatcacgggggttctcaatctcacggccgtggtttttcaggatgttgatAATATAATAGGAGTACacttgggtgatggtcttgggaactcgctgcgggtccttgactctttgtgtgaagaacgggcccagtgccagagcgaggatccggcagtaggaggggttgtagctcatggtgtacaggatctcgttctcctccacgtgtttgaaaacagctgccgTCGCCGTGTcatcttcaaaatacctgatgaaaAATTCCTTCCATTCCTcgccaacaaatcccaggatttcagcccaggtacaaatctctgccttttccaagaaatgtaacgcagtggggcgtGTGGTTACCAGCACTGAACAGCCTGGGAGCAGCTtaccctggattaaactgtacacaatgtcagacaccttgcaccggaattcaggatctgtaTACTGTGATTCTGTGTCTCTCCGACCATCAGCAAAATTGAGTCTGTCCTCGAATTCATCCAGACCATCAAATATAAAAAGCAACACCTCTGGGtgtttccagacctctctcaggcaATTCaaaaagtaaggatactgatgcagtatcagttccctcaggtttattccgcagttaaagttgtttaaatctcggaatttgaaactgaagacaaactggaactgttggtatatttttCCCCTGGCCCAGtcgtaaacaatcttttgtatcattgttgttttcccgatccccgcgaCCCCGGCCACTGCTGCGATCCTCCCGGATTTGTTTCCACAGAATGATCTTCCCAGTTTTTTAACAAAGCGCATCTGGAAAAACTCATCCGTCCGGATTTTGTCCAGCTCTCCTtggagatgtttctctctccactcctcgtggtctctgcctcttgccagcagctcatgttccaccagtgccCAGTCTTGAACAGtggaaatgaccgtgagctcagcgtatcgatcaaccagctggaaaaccttcaccttctccctcatcaggattgtGTTCGCTCTCAATGTTTCAGTccgtgcccgcagagtctccatgTGTTTCCGTCGAACATCTTCGAACGGACATAAATAAGTTATCAATGCTTAATCTGATGAACAGAACAATGAACACATTTTGCAAATTTAAAAACGTAAGGGGGTTCTTTTGtaactgcgtatgttaatcaaaatggcttctttgttttgttaaaagcaggaatgcttctttgttatgataagtgctttctctcgcagtttgggttaaatttactgatgacgagaattgtattcgttttttaaccaattgggattaatgttattctctcttctgggtctgtaagctattgttggcgggcttttggggagtcagcGCGAGGGGGGTCAGAGATAGATGGCGCGATGCTGTGAGCTGGGTGAGGAAAGGACCCCAAGCGGGGTTCCGAGGCCAGGAGTTTCGGCGTTGAGAGGAGACAAGGTCAAATGGGTTtagttgatcacttcgggtggtgctgagctgcgagtcgaggaggtctgagggaaTCGAATGGTGGCCGGAAGActtcgttaattgagctcc
This window of the Hemitrygon akajei unplaced genomic scaffold, sHemAka1.3 Scf000161, whole genome shotgun sequence genome carries:
- the LOC140724101 gene encoding NACHT, LRR and PYD domains-containing protein 12-like yields the protein MDTDLNSAISKFLSNCEDHQLFWLTIFYMERLQQAIEEGVENLGLMLTGKDRFTTREYHSVTELAKKGNRAGASKLLLDLVMEKGSGARTVMWESFVKLHHHLPKLSRILNEIRERGDGQFTYMDTERGLSELPKHLKDVRRKHMETLRARTETLRANTILMREKVKVFQLVDRYAELTVISTVQDWALVEHELLARGRDHEEWREKHLQGELDKIRTDEFFQMRFVKKLGRSFCGNKSGRIAAVAGVAGIGKTTMIQKIVYDWARGKIYQQFQFVFSFKFRDLNNFNCGINLRELILHQYPYFLNCLREVWKHPEVLLFIFDGLDEFEDRLNFADGRRDTESQYTDPEFRCKVSDIVYSLIQGKLLPGCSVLVTTRPTALHFLEKAEICTWAEILGFVGEEWKEFFIRYFEDDTATAAVFKHVEENEILYTMSYNPSYCRILALALGPFFTQRVKDPQRVPKTITQVYSYYIINILKNHGREIENPRDVFLRVGQMAFRGMSEKKIVFTDRDLINYNLQPSQFLSGFLEELLEREDSALCVVYTFPHLTIQEFVAALAIFMNPYPGDILKSLTEACNMTDGRFELFLRFLAGLSSPITARGLEEFLGPFPHETTCRVIDWVKEEVKRQSGNTRSEAGKRNTLHYLFESQNRGLAQATMGSVETLSFRGMTLTPIDCTVLSHVIGLCDTIKHLDLESCHIQCDGIQRLAPGLHKCLELGLGGNELGDSGVKLLSASLRNPECKIQRLWLQRVSLTDSVAEDLASALSTNTSLTGLDLSENELGDSGVKLVSAALRNPECKIQTLRLYRVRLTDSSAKDLVSALNTNPSLTVLSLNSNSLTDRSVPALRHLILTLPSLEWISLWSNNFSRAGRKELKSLQEPRRGLAVAV